The Vanacampus margaritifer isolate UIUO_Vmar chromosome 15, RoL_Vmar_1.0, whole genome shotgun sequence genome contains the following window.
GACCAGAAGCTTCCTCCTGCTGGGCTTCTCCATCTTTGCCGTGTTCTTCACTCAAGTGTTGGGTGCCTCCGGGGCCGGCGGCCTGTGCACCTTGGTTCTGGCCTTCCTGGCCGCGCTGGGTTGGCGCGCTGACAAGGTAATAGATAGATTCTGCACACCTACTCTACCAACTAGTAGTGAAATCTGGAATTAATGGTTTCAACTAATTTCTAACGTCTTCTTGGATTAATAAAATCACATACTTTGACCTGGCCTCCACTGTAATAGACACCATACctcaactagaaaaattcccgcggaaattttgaatgggactgctgactcttgtaaatgagctgaacagtttaaaatttaaacgactggaatcggtcaagaaatgtggaagttaaccataatcaacatcaactaaaagtatctcactgtccctgaaaatgtattttaaaaaatgtaaatgagctgaacagtttaaaatttaaacgactggaatcggtcaagaaatgtggaagttaaccataatcaacatcaactaaaagtatcttactgtccctttaagaaaaatgcactttcacgcacacatatttgacttggagacgtcacgcacccacattccattgatattgtatgagagacgcacacctcaaacaaaagcctctcacgacttaacggttcaagatgcagattcaagaaatggctcgttagaacggcaagggtttggggaacgcgagcatgttgactcagcaggttgaaaacttatgatttatccaaaatgaagaggaaaaaggaggcgaatttaacatggaaaagataggcgagttagtccgacttctcctcgcttaaagtgaaaataaaggtactaaatgacaccttagtcaaataaaagttagtttgtctgaaagaagacacttgtcactacaaaatgtgagaatttgatgtctagtgagcaaagatagtggccatggtgacgagttgaagtgaaacttttggaaatagatttttttggttcccgccactcaaagcctaattgctccacagagtgtaatagaaggctatttcactcactgtctttgaacccgcacaggggggagagctttcattccttaaaataaatttcgacactgagctaaagatgggaaaaattgctacaaaatgagctaaaattcatatgggtcggttaacgtatgcgcgcgcgtgtcttggaaaaaggtgctttattatgggactgctgagcggagcaagcaggcacatattgttattctacccaggaaatgggtttattatgggactgctgagcggagCAAGCAACAGCGAAgcgttcttaaagggacagtgagatactttagttgatgttgattatggttaacttccacatttcttgaccgattccagtcgtttaaattttaaactgttcagctcatttacattttttagaatacattttcagggacagtgagatacttttagttgatgttgattatggttaacttccacatttcttgagcgattccagtggtttaaattttaaactgttcagctcatttacaagagtcagcagtcccattcaaaatttccgcgggaatttttctagtctgtaatttgttccccctttctccattcatttcctatgggacttttttgggaattgcgtcgccatggtatctcggaattcctagaaaagtaatgccgcaccgagtcagatcgagccgcatcgtttgatacctcatttgtcccggtgcgatctacggtacgggccgcatttttgcaaaaaaatctggggattttctagggtggagagtaatatgtgctgctttcagcagtcccataattagaTGACCACTGATGTATCCCATGGGATAGCTTCTGGATGAATGGTTTGTGTCCGTACTCTCCCTGGTGATCAATTTTGGCTGTTACAGTTTCATCCATTCTCAAcccttttgaaaaataaaaaatctcattCCATGGCCTCCACTCTATTAAACACCACTGATGTATCCAACAGCTTCAGCCACATAGTGGTGACATTTAGCAGTCACAATTCCATCCATCTTCAAACCTTTGGAGGAATAACAAATGTCATGTTGTGGTCTCCACTctaatagatagatagttagatACTTAATCACATGTTAGAAAAATTTGATGCCGTAACTCAATTAGACAACCACTGAGGTATCCTGCAACTTCAGCACACATACTCTACCTAGTGGTGAAATCTGGCAATTACAGTTTCACCCAACCTCTAACCTGTTGAGGAATACAAAATCTCATACTGTGACCTCCTCTCTAAACACCATACCGCAATAAAATGACTGCTGATGCATGACATGGACCAGCTTCTGGATAAAACATCAGCACACTGACTTTTTATAGTGGTAAAGTTTGGCAGTTACAGTTTCATCCATCCTCTAACCTACAGAGGAATAATATAGCCCGGCCTTCACTCAAATAGATGCTGTATCTCTATTGGACAGCCAATGATATGGCGTCTCTCTGCAGGCGGGGGTGGCAGCCATATTGGGGAGGTGCTGGGACGTGTTCCAGCCCCTGCTCTTCGGCCTGATTGGAACAGAGATTATCATAACAACGTTGAGCGTCAGCACTGTGGGTGAGAAGCACATCTGGCACAATAGAGGCAGCAACCTATCGCGTCCTGTTGACTCAGCTGCGGTTCTGTGCAGGTTTGGGTGTGGCTGTGATCGCAATCGGTCTGGTGGTGCGACTGACCGCCACCTTCGTGCTGGTACACGGCGCAGGCTTTGTGCTTAAGGAGAAACTCTTCATCGCCATCGCCTGGCTGCCAAAAGCTACGGTGCAGGTATATCGCCCAATCTAGCTAGAGGTCAAAGTTCAGCACGGGTCCAGTGAAACTTGGTAACGGCAGTGGCCCAAAACGTAAACCTACATGTGTAACAGGCAGCCATCGGTTCTACGGCGTTGGACACGGCGCGGGACGTGGGTGATGACACATTGGAGAAGTTCGGTTTAGACGTGCTAACGTTAGCCGTGTTAGCCATCTTGATCACCGCGCCCATTGGGGCACTGGGCATCGGCCTGGCGGGGCCACGCCTCCTGAGCCggcaggtcaaaggtcagcgtAGAATCTTTTATTGTAGGAATGCTAGTGACATaggggaaaatatttttcagtatTGCACATTTTCCATAACAAAATGTCCCAATTCTTGCAGATATTTTACAAATGTGCTTGACCCTTCCATATTTTTCATTGAATTCTAACCAATTCAACTCATTCAAGACATCTCACTTGATGTCTTGACATGCCAAGTgatattttgcctttttttttttacacttcttTTTTCTATGTTAGTGCCTGAGGCAGTGGGCGGAACATCATCTCCGGTTGGGCAAGGTGAAGACCCTTGCATTTTTGAGAGCAGGCTATGATGACCTTTAACCCAAACAAATACTGATGACAGAGGACGTCTTCTGCACAATTGATTTTTCTTGTTGTGTTTGTATCTAAATAATTGTGTCTGGAATGTCTGCTCCCCGGGCAAGTATGACATAAAACAACCAAGTCTGCCGATTTGTTACCAAATGGTGGAGATAATGAACATAATTACCCCAAGCATAATTTGGTGTCTTGGTAAAGAATTGCACCCACCAGTGATAATGCAACAGATTCACTATGTCTGTTCATCCCATAAACAAGCGGATGTAATCATATGCTGTGTCTATAATATATGtctacattttttattcttagGAGGCTTTTGACTAAAGCAAACTAACAGACACCTCAGATCTCATTTCAAGTATAAAATGTATGTCTCCCTTAATGAACTTTTTGTAATCATATAAATCAGGGGTTCTTAAGATATGGGTTCATTAAAATTTCAGATTTGATTGTGATTTATCATCACATAAATCTGACACcaagagtttgtttgtttgtttttaacaaaattcATATATTACAGTAATGCATTTTCTTCcagaataaaaacaatatacttTTCTAGAATACAGTTCCATGTGGTAAGGTACGGTTAATAATAACATTCATGATATTAtgtgaataaagttgtatttttaaaaatcacttgttgaaattacttttttctccttgttttcagaatatttcctaattttatttatttaggttttgaaaaatacaacttCGTATAcctatattttttctctctcgaaaattgtctttttaaatacggggaaaaaaagagacgatataataagataaaataattcACAAGAAGAGGCGGaagttaagtttaattaattgattagtgACGTCATAGGTATTCCACAAACCGGAAGTTTGCCTCGACTGTCGCCATGTTGTCAACAACCGCCATCTGGACGCAAGATAAAAACAAGAGACTATTTTAAGCTTCATTTGCTGCTTAGGTGAatagaataaagtaaaaaaaaaaagcctaaaaagCCACAAGTTAAGCTAAAGAGTTGCGTGGACTCAAGCAAAAATATATCTTCAAacttcaaaagtcaaaacaacgAGCCACCTGTTGGCAATCAATCGTCGACACACATGGTGGCGCAATTTCATACATACAAACTCAAATGAAATGGGGCTATGCGGTAGGTGGTGTTTTAATTAAGCTGTTATCATTCCGaccactgaagacatttaacattttcaatttatatttttactgtttatgaatttacttatagtatatagatgccatataactgtgataatgtgtgtgtgaaatatattgggcatattaactgtattgtaatgaataacacttttcactcccttccagctggtgagataagaaatgtgtgtgtctgaaagggagtcaagttctcaagttctcatggagatcactgtgggtctgagggagtctaggtcgcatggcagtacctgtctaatcatatatttccggctttggacggggaaatggagtaaacatgtcagtaaatcacttgtctgtctattataattactaaccctttgtccagcctcagaggaggagtatgcttttttcatctataaaacgactgtgtgttttcatattgacacactcgaggcttaacatcacctttggaatgtaagcatttactcaagtgtctttaagagctcttaaaataaattctttataaagaaggcttcttcatcagatctcatttttcaattatttttgaacacgcaaagattacacttaatacagtaatcaaataataccttcaccaCCCttgaaattatttcattttttaaaaacaaacaaattattttaataattaatagtACACGCATGGGGCTTTGGGTAGAGTCAACTTGGCTATGCCAAATTTCATCGTGTTGTATCcataaaaaaggcaaaaatagaACCTacagtgaattaaaaaataacatacaaTAATTATCTTTGAATACTTTTTCACTAGCAGAGCTAATTGATCGGGATTTTTGTGGTTACATTTGTGTTATCTTTCGGTGAAATGTGAATCTTTCATGTTGTTTAGGCCAACTGAAATCTTTTAGGAATAGTCCGTAGtgtaggtgttttttttaaaatgtcattttcttttacatCCTGATTAATAAGAAGTTGTCATATAGTTTTTGACAAGATATTtcgcactgtactgtataactaGATTTAATTTAGCTgtcttcattttaaatgcacatCGTGTATGAACCAATGaatttaattagcattagcaattttGCAAACAGAAACTAAAGGGAGGACATTAGTAAGTGGGCCATCACTCCGGGGTCAGGCTGGGTATCTGTTGTGCCAGCCACGCACCCACCACCCAATCTCGCTCCTCTCTCCCACCGTCCGGCCCCTCCCTCTCCTGGCGCAGAAGCACACTGAAGCGTTGCCTCCACCCCGCGCCGTCCTGATGCTCGCCCAGTACATCACTCCATTGCTGCAGCGCCACCTGTGTCCCGGGAGCTCGGTGCAAGGTCGTCCTGTACACCGGGCCCCCTTGGACCATCTCTCCCTCTTTGCGGCTCACAAAGAGGACAGAACGATAAACTGCGGTCATGCCCCCGTAGACCCTCACCTGCTGGGCGCCGCCACCTGTCGCCAGCGCAGTGCTCAGTGGCTTGTACGCCCCCCTGTACAGGACCACTAGTCTCACTAGAGTCATGAGGGAACTCGCTGCCCCcaatacacacagacacacattacCGGCAAAcaaccacacacaaaacacaccgGCACCGGGCATGTGGCGGAGGGGAGTGGCGCCACCCTCGTTCCTCTCCCACCGCCACGTCCGTGGGACCTCAGAGCTGGCGGGCGTTACAGCTGGGAGAGTGGTGGGAAGAGTTGCAGTTAAAGTTGTAAGAAGTGACTCGGTGGTAGGAAGTGATGAAGTTGGAGTCGTAGGGCGCGACACGGTGGTTGTGGTGCGAGAGTGTTCAGGAAGTGAAGTGCTGGAAGTGGTCACTGCAGGCTGCCTAGCAACAGGCCCATCGCCCCTGGCACCCTCACTTTTCCACTCCGGACCCTCGGTGACACTGCTGGTGACGCTGGGCGGTAGGGGGGTGGTAGCGGTCTGTGGCGTCGTAGAAGGCGGACACAAGTCATCCTGGTCCACAACCATGACGGCTCGACCTTTGGATCGCTGAGGCGAGTGGCACACCTGCAAGGCCAGAGCCAGTTTTGACTTTTAATGGAACACACATGCCTCACGTATGGCACAAGCTGCAATTACAAATCGCAAGTAGAGAATAccatttctgtagaaattgtaTGCGAGTGGAGAAAAAGGGACACTAACAGAAatgctgtgcaattaattggaTTGGTGTCTTGAAGTCGGACTGGTTTGAATTGACCGGATCGGAAGCTGTGCAAGGACGGGGTAAATTActaaatacaatataatttCATGAGAAGTTGGAGAATACAGTATGATAGTTATTTTCATGTGCAGGGTATTTGGTTTGCTCTGTTGCTTAAGTACTGTAGCGCTACAACAGCCGACACTTTTCTATGACGTCATCTTTGTGCGTCACATTCCAGGCATAACTAATGAACAATGATCAATCCAACTGTTACATTAGTGTAACAGTTGAATGCACTCTTTTTTTCGGTATTAAATCGGGACTTGGTATTAGCAGATACTCAAAATCAAGTGACTTGGACTCAGACTTGGGTGCAAAAAATTATTAGAACATCCCCGGTTTAAGACATTTACAAAGAGGAGGAACGTATGTAATATATGTCTCCATTGATTTGTTTGGCACGTGGGGAGACGAACCAAACTCTTGGGGTCTCTCGAGATGATCTTGCCGTCCCGCACG
Protein-coding sequences here:
- the LOC144034934 gene encoding uncharacterized protein LOC144034934; the protein is MKLFLAVLLCAIVTAVKAMGGCHSDRDADHRERLNCTAAGLGGIPAGLQATIEVLLFPRNQFSSLSWESFQMFSKLYELDLTANEVGQVTSSAVPLLPGLSVLRLGHNRLTSLVDRAFSACPALTNLYLDNNAIESLNDGTFAGLSKLEVLDLTSNRIRVLPPHLLRPLVAIETLYLETNQISELPDDWFNPREDVPYLYLSDNPWACECSLTYLHTYLEDFYFNFYVRDGKIISRDPKSLVCHSPQRSKGRAVMVVDQDDLCPPSTTPQTATTPLPPSVTSSVTEGPEWKSEGARGDGPVARQPAVTTSSTSLPEHSRTTTTVSRPTTPTSSLPTTESLLTTLTATLPTTLPAVTPASSEVPRTWRWERNEGGATPLRHMPGAGVFCVWLFAGNVCLCVLGAASSLMTLVRLVVLYRGAYKPLSTALATGGGAQQVRVYGGMTAVYRSVLFVSRKEGEMVQGGPVYRTTLHRAPGTQVALQQWSDVLGEHQDGAGWRQRFSVLLRQEREGPDGGREERDWVVGAWLAQQIPSLTPE